Below is a genomic region from Candidatus Micrarchaeum acidiphilum ARMAN-2.
ACGACAAGGTTGCGGGGAGCACTCCTGAAATAGGGGTTTATACCGAGGAGCCGGATGTAATCGTGCTTGAGCTTCGACCTCCAAAGCCAGCCACGGATATACCAAAGATAAGAGGCAGCGCGCAGAGCGACGAAACAAAGAAGCTAAGGAAGCGCACGCTTCGCATACTTACTGATGAGAAGGCCGTAGACGCCATAAACGCATTTGTCAATTCCAAATTCGAATCTGACGTGATAGGGATTTGGCTTACTATAACGAGAGACATGGAGCTTAGAATCAGGGTAAAGGCACTCATGGCAGGGGTTGCCGAGCTCGGCGAACTCGCAACGCGCACCGATCCAGCCGATCACGCGCACGGCAATGGCGCATTAAGGAAATAGGGCTACTTTGCCTGTTTTCTGTACTTCTTTATAAGTTCCACGGCCTGGTCTATTGACCTTTTTACATCCGTCTCCGTCCTGGCGCCAGTACATATTATCTTGCCGTTTTTGAAGAGCAGAAGCGCCGATTTCGGATCGTGTATTTTGAGTATGGCTCCGGGAAACTGCTCTGGCTCATAGTCTATGTCGTAGGAAAGCTTCGCAAGACCGTAAAGGTCAAGTTCCACCTTGAGATCCGTACTGGCCACTATATTCTCTACCCTGTATGTGGGCTTGAGTACGACATCCTTTAAAGCCTGCTGATTGCTCTTAGCCATTGATACACCTAAATGTTTATATTAGATAAAGCATAAATATATTGTGCATGCAATATAAAAAGAATCGGGTCAAGCTCAAAATGCCCGGCATCTTTTATTGATAAAAACTGAGTGTTAGACATGACCAAGAAATCAAGCGGACTGCTTTCCGGTAGGACCAGGAACCTGGCCAGGCATCACATGCCTTCGGCTACAAGCATAAGGGACTACATAAAGGACTTCCAGATAGGCGAACGCGTAGCCATAGTCCCAAAGGGCAACTTCGGCAACATACCACACCCGCGCTACAAGGGCAAAATAGGCGAAGTGGTTGAGAGGAGAGGCAAGGCGTACGTGGTCCAAATAAAGGTCATGAACGCCACAAGAAAGCTAGTTGTGCCTGCAGTGCACCTGGAAAAAGCTCAGTAATAGTCTCTTTTTACATAGGGTTTTGTAAACATATAGAACCTTTCGTCTCCCCTGAGCTCCTGTATTATCCTGTCAGCTATTATCTTTGCGGGATTCTGGAGCAGCTGCACCCTGCCAACTATGTCATCGAAGCTTTCAAAACGCTTTTCGCTCCTGGCCTTGAGTATCGCAAGCATGTGCTTCTTGCCTATCCCTGGAAGAAGCTCAAGCGAATGTTCGCGTATGTTTAGCGGCCCGGCATTGTTGAACACGTCCACAAACCTCTTTTCATTGCCCTTTATTATGTTGAGCAGTATGTTTTCGAGGTTCCTTTTTGAGGTCTCAGTAAGGTCGTTGTACGATATCCTGCCCTTTATTACGGAAACCTTATCCCTCTCATCCTTGCCTATGTAGACGCGCTCTCCTATTGCGAGCTGCACAGATGGCTTTATCGTCGCTTCAAGAAGGGTAAAAAGTTCCTCTCCGATTATCTGCGCTATAGGTTCGGGCTGCGAAGAGAAGGACTTGCCAGTAGCCATGAAATCGAGTACAAATCCGTAGTCTTCTCTCCTATTCTCTCCCATCCCAAACACCAAAGTGCAGTCTTCCGCATCAAAACACTAATCCTTTATGCCCAATATCTCCTTTATCATTTTAAGCTTCTCGTCGTTTATCTGTGCGCTTTCAGACTCTATTATGTGGCCAAGAAGCTTGCTGTTCTTGGGCGCTATGTTGATTATGTTGACTACTGTCTGCTCGCTTATGCCTACCTCATCAAGCCGCTTCCGCAGCTTCTGCGCGGCAGCGCTGCCCTCCTTGAACTTTTCGGCGTGCTCTAGTGCGCGCTGCTGCTCGTAGGTTAGCGGGCGCTTGCCCTTCTTCCTTTCCTCAAGTATCTTGTAAACCTCATCGGTAGAAACGTAATTTTCTTTTTCTGCTTTCTTTCCTATCATGACTACCCCCAATCAAGCGCAATGGCGCAGTACTGCCTATGTTACTGATTTATTGCTAAAAACAAATATAAAGTTGTATGTTAATATTTAAATTAAACAACTAAAAATGTTTGTAAAGTTGGGCCCATGGATCCTAAAACTGCATATGAAGCCGTGCTTGCAGAGGTAAAGAAAAAGATATCCGGAAAGTCGGATGTGATAAAGCTCCTTTTTACCGCTATGGTGGCAAACGGTCACATACTACTAGAGGGCGTTCCTGGAGTCGCAAAGACCACCATGACGAAAGCCATAGCCGATGCAATACAGGCAAGCTTCGGCAGGATACAAGGTACGCCCGACCTGGAATTCAAGGACATAGTCGGATACATGTACATGGACGACAAGAACAACCTGCAGCTCAAAAAGGGTCCCATATTCACGAACATACTACTCATAGACGAGCTAAACAGGGCCCCTCCAAGGACCACCACTTCGCTGCTCGAGGCGCTTGAAGAGCGCCAGGTAACCCTGGGGGATTCATCCCTGCCGCTAGAAAAGCCTTTCATAGCCATGGCGACCCAGAACCCGCTCAACATAGAGGGGACCACTCCGCTGCCAAAGGTGCTCGCAGACAGGTTTTTGATGCGCGTGGCTGTAGAGTATCCGTCAATCGAGGAAGAGCAGGAGATGCTGCGCATAAAGGAGCGCGAATCAAGCACTGAGATAAAAAAGGTGCTTAGCACAAAGGACATACTTGACATGCAGGCAATGGTCGACGGCATAAAGACTCCGGAAGAGGTGATAAAATACATAACCCTGGTAGTGAATGCGACAAGGAAGGACCTGCATGTAGTGATGGGCGGCAGCCCGAGGGCTGAGATAAGCTTCATGCGCGCCGGAAAGGCGCTTGCACTGATAAACGGAAACAGCGAAGTCTCCATAGACGACATAAAGTTCCTGGCAAGGCCTGTGCTGAGCCACAGGATAGTGGTCAGGTCAACTGGCGGAGTAGGAGTCAATGGCATAATAGACGGGATAATTGCTTCGGTAAAGGTAGAATAGGTGTAAAAATGCGCATATCAGATATAGACATTATGGCAATCAAGTCCGGACCAAGGGCCAGGGGACAGTCTGCCTTGGAATACTTGACAACCTACGGTTGGGCCATACTGATAATAGCCATAGCGGTGGCCGCACTCGCTGCTCTTGGTCTATTTAGCCCGTCCACGTACGTGAACAGCTCGTGCATAGCCCCGTCGAATTTCAGCTGCCTGCTCACGCAGCTGGACACGCATGGAAACTTCAGCGTAAAGCTTGAGCAGTCGACTTCGGGCACCATAAACCTTACTGCCATAGGCTGCGACAACCAGCTTGTTTTCAACCACATGCTCAACGTGACTCCGAAGGATATGCCAAGCTCGGATAACTTCAGCCAGGTGCTCATAGGGCAAACCGTATATATAACCGGAAACCTATCAGAGCCCCTCAAATGCTGGTACAATAATACTGTGTTCGCTCAGCTTCCAAACACGCTTTACCACGGATACCTAATAATAAACTACACCAACGTGCAAACGGGCTTCCCCCACACTGTGGTCGCAACCCTAATAGAAAAAGTCTCATGATTTCGCCGGGCCTGGCTTCTCTTCGCCAATGTCGAACCTGCTCAGCGTCCTCTTGCGCCTGCTGACGAAGGGCCTGAACTCCCTGCCGTTGCCCGCGAAGAACTTTGAAAAGAATTCAACGTAGATCAACCTAGCGCCTTGTATCCCTGATTCGAATATCGCTATAACTATGTTGAACACCTGCCCGAAGACAAGTATGACTATGCCGAATATCGCTATTATTATCGATCCGGTTATGCTTTTCAGGAATATTTGGTCTATTACCTCGGCCAATATGACAGAAGCCAAGAGTATGCCGACAAGCCTAGTATAGGAGAGTATGTGGCTTATCAGTGACGGCAGCTCCATGAGCGCTTCGAATCCGTCAGTTTTGAGTATTGTAAGTATGCCTCCGACAAGAAGCACATATGATATCAGAGCTGCCGGATTGGAAAGCCCAAGAGGCTGTTTGTGCAGTATCTCGAGCCCGAATATGACGAAACCCCAAGCCGCAGCCAGCCATCCAATCTTGCCGTATGCTGCTTTCTTCTCGTTCACAGCAAACTTGTTTGCAAAGCCCAGAAGGAATCCGAACGAGACCATTGCAACGCCTATCCATCCGGATATTACGAGCAGCTTGGCCAGTCCTGTAACGACATTGAAAGGCGCCTTGTACCCAAGCTGAAAGCCGAAGTACTCGTTGAAAAGTATGCCAAGAAATATCGCTATAATGGATCCGGGTATTATGGCTCTGGCTATGACGTTCAGCCCGTTGTCGCTTATTATTGTGTGCACGAAAGAGCCTATCTTCTTCGGAAGCAGGCGCCTTTTCCCCGGGTGCTTGGTCCTGTATATTATGCCTAAGGCTAGCGCAAGCATGACTGCTCCGTATCCTGCGTCCCCGACCATGAAGCCGAAGAATATCGGGAACACAACTGCAAATATGAGCGTTGGGTCTATCTCGTCGCTTTTCGGCAGCGAGTAGAACCTTATGAAAAACTCGAACAGCTTTGCCGTAGCCGGGTTTTCCAGCCGGGTAGGCGGAAGTTCCTTTGTGGCAACTGTATCTATTACGAAGTGGTCCTTGGTTGCGGAATGCATGGCCTTCCTAAGCTTTGGCACCTGCTCTTCTGGCACCCATCCGTCTATTGCGATAACGGATTCGGTAGCGCCTATCCTGCTTACGGCGTCCAGCTCTTCGACCTCTATGTCGAACTGCTCCCTTATCGCGCTGACCATTGCATAGTGCTTTTCAGATATTGTGCGCAGTTCGACCTCGAACGCCTTCAGCCTGCTGCCTACAAGCTCTATGTCTTCTGCGGCACTTTTTTTAAGTCCTTCTGGCTTTCCCTCCAGCTTCGGCACAACTTCGATATGCATCTTTGGATACTGTTCTGCAAATTTGCCGAAGTCAGCTTCGTGCCGCCTTTCTATGCTTACGAGCATTGTCTTGCCGTACTGCGCAGAGATTGCGTCAGGCATCGCCTTCGCCAGACCCTCGGCAAATTCGCCAATTTTGCCGCCGCTTACCATGAACGATATCACATATTCGCTGCTAAGTATGCTCAGATCCTTTTCGAAACCGGACAGCCTGCTGGCGATTTCAGCCCTGTACTCAAGCTCCTTAAGCTCAGCCCTTGCGTCCTCTATGTCTTTTGAAAGCTGGTTTACCCTTTCGAATATCATTACAGAATCTGCCTTCTCAAAAAGATCATCAAGGCTGCGGAAAAGGTACTTCTTGCCGCGCTGCTCTGGTATCATCTGCGCCTCCAGTGCCCTGAACCTCTGTGCGTAGTCGCTTATCTCCTTATGCCTCTTCTGCTCAACGGCTCCGTCAAGATACTTCTGCGCGTATTCTGGCACTGTCTCTATCTGCATAGCTCCGAGATCGTGGAGGGCTGACATAGCCTCTCCGTAATAGCTCTTTGAAACTACGAGCCTTATACGCTCCATCTTCGACGGCTTTAGCATCTATACACCGAATACCTCCTTTATGGTTTCCTCAAGCGCATCCATAGCATCCTTCTTTCCAAGGCCCTTGAGCTTTGCGGTTCTCGCCTTGTAATCTTCGATTATCTTGGCCGCCTTCTCCTCGGCCTCCTTTCTTGCAGCCTCGACAATTTCGTCGTACCTTTTGTCTGCCTGTTTCCTTCCATCGCCTCTTATGGCATCTGCCTTGGCCTTCGCGTCTGATATAATCTTAGCCGCCTTCTCTTTGGCTTCATCAGAAAGCTTGACGGCATCGGCTTCCTCCTTCTTTATCTTTTCAAGCGTTTCAATATCGCTCATTTTATGACCTCGATAAAAATGAATGCAATGAAAGCGAGTGCGGCCATGAGGTTCAGCACCATCGTAATAGACATTATCTTTGCGAATTTCCTGGCCTGCGCGTTCATGCCGTCTCCGCCGGCCTTCGCCACCTTCATGGTCCAAGGCCTTTTTATCATGTAGTAAGTTTTCAAATATTTGCTATCCATTCAGCTTTCCCTTTATAAACTTCAAAGATACCGTCTGCTCGCGCTCCCTGTCATCAAGCCTGTCCTTTATGTAGGCTGCCTTGCTCCTGAGGTTAGGTATTACAACGTTTTCTATCGCGTTTGCCCTCCTGTTCAGCTTCTCTATCTCGTAAAGAAGCTTCCTGAGCGAGTTCTCCTTTTCCGCTATCTCTATCAGCATCTCAAAAAGCCTTGTGTAGTTCCTCTTGGCGTCTTCCACCGGTGTCGGCACGGATATAAGCTCGTATGCGACTGATTTCCTTGCGCTTTCCATAACCTCTATGTTCGGTATCCTTACGCCCATTACGTTTTTGGCCTCAACGCCTGCGCTAGCCTGCTCCTGCTCCGCAGCTATGCGCTCAAGCTCCATGCGCCCTGACACTATTTCAGCGATCTTCGTGCTCTCCATGGCATTGCCAACCATGCCGCGCAGGTTGCCCCTGAGCAGCGCTATCTCCCTGGCCAGCTTGAAGAACTCGAGCACTAGGCTGGACCTTTTCATCTTCAGCAGGTTAAGCCCTTTCACAGAAACCTTTATGCGCGCCTTGGTCCTTATAAGCTCTATCCTTGTGGTTTTTATATTACTTGCTGGCATTTGAACCTTCCCACTTGCCATATTTCTTTATGTACTCCGGCTTTACCCTTTTTATCTCGTTAATGTCAAGTCCGCCAAACAGCTCCCATCCAAGGTCCAGCGTCTTAGAGATCTCGCGGTCCTCGTAATACCCCTGGTTTACAAATCTGGATTCGAACATATCCGCGAAATTCAGGAACTTCTTGTCGTTGGCACTCAATGCCTCCTCTCCGACTATCTCTGTAAGGTTCCTCAGGTCCTTGCCTCTGGAATATGCTGCGTAAAGCTGGTCAGCAACTCCCCTGTGGTCCTCCCTGGTGCTCGATTTTCCTATGCCTTGGTTCATGAGCCTGGAAAGTGAAAGGAGCACGTCAACGTTCGGATACACTCCCTTCCTGTTCAGCTCCCTGCTGAGCACGATCTGCCCCTCTGTTATGTATCCGGTAAGGTCTGGTATGGGGTGCGTTATGTCATCTCCGGGCATTGTAAGTATGGGGAGCTGCGTTATCGATCCCTTCCTGTTGTTTATCTTTCCAGCCCTTTCATATATCGTCGAGAGGTCGGTATACATGTATCCGGGATATCCTCTCCTTCCCGGGACTTCTTCCCTTGCGGCCGAGATTTCCCTCAAAGATTCGCAGTAGTTGGTCATATCCGTCAATATTACCAGCACGTGCATGTTCTGCGAATAGGCAAGGTATTCTGCCGTGGTAAGCGCCAGCCTGGGCAGTATTATTCTCTCCATGGACGGCTCCGAAGATATGTTTAGGAACATGACAGACTTCTCAAGTGCGCCAGTTTCCTCGAACTCCCTCTTGAAAAAGTTCGCTTCCTCGCTGTTTATTCCTATGCCGCCGAACACTATGCTGAAGCCTTCCGAGCTGCTGAGTATCTTGGCCTGCCTGGCAATCTGCGCCGCTAGCCTGTTGTGCGGAAGTCCCGAAGCCGAGAATATAGGTAGTTTCTGCCCTCTCACGAGCGTGTTCATGCCGTCGATGGTCGATATTCCAGTCTCTATGAATTCGGACGGCTCCTCCCTTGAATAAGGGTTTATAGGGCTTCCGTTTATGTCGAGCTCCTCGTTGCTGTATATCGGGGGCCCGTTGTCCCTGGGCCTTCCCATGCCGTCAAATATGCGGCCAAGCATATCGGTGCTTACACTGAGGTGCGAAGTCCTGCCCATGAACCTGACGCGCGTCTTCTCAAGATTCATGCCTCTTGTCTCTCCAAAGGACTGTACTATCGACAGGCCGTTTCTGGTGTCAAGGACCTGCCCGGTTATGCTGCTGCCGTCCTCCATCCTTATTTCTGCAAGCTCGCCGTAGGCTGCATCCTTTATGCCCTCCACGAAAAGCAAAACGCTAGTTACCCTGTTTATCGTCTTATAATATACGTCGCTCATGGTTTCACCATCCTATTTTACTGCGGGCTGCATGCCCTTTATCTTTGCTATGGAATCCATCACGTCCTTGTAGTAAGCGTCTATATCGCCGTCCTTGACGTACTTCATGCGGGCGATTTTTTGCCTAACGTCAAGCTTGGAAAGCTGCTCTAAGGTCACGCCCCTTTCCAGGCTCTTGGCCTGCTCCGCAGCCAGCTCCATTATCGAGCTGAGCATCAGGTATTGCTTGTGCATTGATGTGTATGTGTCAACATCGTCGAAAGCGCTCTGCTGCAGGTAGTCTTCTCTTATGCTTTTGGCAACGTCTAGCGTCAGTTTGTCTGCTTCCGGAAGTGCGTCGTATCCGACAAGCTGCACGATTTCGTTTATTTCGGCCTCCTTCTGCAGCGTCTGCATGGCGCGCAAGTAAAGTTCGGGCCAGTCCTTGCTGACGTTTTCCACATACCACTTTTTCATGTCCTCAAAGTACAGCGAATAGCTGTTCAGCCAGTTTATCGAGGGAAAGTGTTTGCTGTTGGCCAGCGCGGCGTCCAGAGCCCAAAAGACTCTTGTTACCCTGAGCGTGTTCTGCGATACCGGCTCTGATATGTCCCCTCCCGGCGGCGAGACCGCGCCTATGGCTGTGACAGAGCCTACGCCCCCCGCCAATATGTGAACTCTGCCTGCCCTCTCATAGAACTCTGCTATCTTCCTGCCAAGATACGCAGGATAGCCTTCTTCTCCAGGCATCTCCTCCAGCCTTCCGGAAATCTCCCTGAGGGCCTCGGCCCACCTCGATGTGCTGTCCGCCATAAGCGCAACGCTGTATCCCATATCCCTGTAGTACTCTGCGATTGTTATCCCGGTGTATATGCTCGCCTCCCTGGCTGCGACCGGCATGTTAGAGGTGTTTGCTATCAGTATCGTCCTGTCCATTATCGGTTTTCCGCTCTTAGGGTCTTTAAGCTCTGGGAACGTTGTAAGTATTTCGGTCATCTCGTTGCCGCGCTCACCGCAACCGACATAAACCACTATTTCGCTGTCGCTCCATTTTGCGAGCTGGTGCTGTATGACTGTCTTGCCGCTCCCGAAAGGCCCAGGCACTGCCGCAGTGCCGCCCTTTGCTACGGGAAACAGGGAGTCTATAACCCTCTGACCGGTGATCAACGGAATTTCCGGAGGCAGTTTGTCCTTTACCGGCCTCGGTATCCTGACCGGCCATTTTTGCATCAGCTTTATTTCAACGTCGCCGGATTCGGTGGAAAGCACTGCTACAGCCTCATCTACGGTGTAATCGCCCTCCTTTATGCTCTTTATCTTCCCGCTGAGCTTCGGCGGCACCATCACCCTGTGCCTTATAAGGCTGGTTTCGTCCAGCTCTCCAATTACAGTTCCCCCATTTGCTTCGTCGCCGGCCTTCAGCTTCGGAACGAAATGCCATTTCTTTTTAAGGTCCAGCGGCGGCACGTTTATTCCTCTAGCTATAAAGTCCCCGGTCATCTCCTTTATCTTGTCAAGAGGCCTCTGTATGCCGTCATATATGGAGCCAAGTAGTCCAGGTCCAAGGTCCACAGAGAGCTGCGTCCCGGTGTTCTCTACCGGCTCGCCAGGCTTCAATCCGCTGGTGTCCTCGTAAACCTGTATTATCGCCTTGTCTCCATCAAGCTTTATTATTTCCCCTACCAGCTTGGTTTCGCCTACTCTAACTACGTCATACATGTTCGGATCGTCAAGCCCCTGGGCGATGACGACCGGCCCAGAGATCCTGTATATTATTCCAGCCATATCAATCATTTCAATTTTTGAATGTCAACTCCCAATACCCTCTTTGCAAGTTTTTCTACAGATTCCTGCTCCTCGTTCTCCCCCGGCAGCGGTATAAAAACAACCAGCGGCTTTAGGCTTGTGTCTATCAGTTTCAGGCTGGCAGGTTGCAGGTGCGGCCTTATGCTTTCCGAAGCCATTATGAGGCCGTATCCCTTAGATTCTATGAGGCTGAACAGTCTCTCGACAGCACTGTCGTCCTTTTCCATAAAGACATCGCCTATGCCTATAAGCTTGAACCCAAGCACAAGTTCAGGTTCGCCTACGACCGCTATCTTTTCGAATTCCATTGCAAATCACGTGACGTGCTTCAGCACCATCATATTCTCGGTCCTTTCAATTCCTATATTATAATATCTATTAAGCCATATATTCCTTAGTTCGTCGCGCTCCAGTTCGCACCTTATTATGAAGTACACTATATAGTCGAGCGAAAGCGCAGCTCCTTCGAACGCCTTCAAGTACTTCCTGTAAAGCTCCCTCTTCATTGCCACTTCGAAATACGTCACGAAAGGGTCTTTCTTGTACGCCTCGAACGCCCAGTCTATCTTAAACGGCAGGTCCTGCCTGATATCGTCTATGCCCTTCGATGCCATGTCCGCAAGCTTCGAATCCGCAAGGTTTCCACCTGCTATAAATGCGGACTTGTCCGCCTTTATCCCGAACGCTATGGACTTTATGACTACCATGGCGTTCCTGATGTCTATCATGTCGCGTATGTATTCTATCATTAAGCCCTCGTCTCCGTTGTAGAACCTGAACGCCTTGAGGATTCTCTCGTAATAAAGTATGTCAAGCTGGAGCAGTATGCTTGATATATCCCCGCTTTTCTTCACTTCGTCGACATATCTAAGCAGCGACGCCCCATATCCAAATTTAACTATGCTGTTTATGACGCTTTCCATGTCTTTCTGCTCCATGATGTTCTTGTAGTCCTCCCTGCTTATGGCACCGCCGAATATGCCTACCGGTATATTGCCATGCACTGTAAGAAACTCGTCTGTCCTGTCAACATCATACCCAAGCTTTTTTGCGGATAATATTATCTTTATGTTCTCCACGTCCCATTTGCTTATGTACGCGTCTATTACATCCTTTGCCAGCGGCGGTATGGCCGAATAGGCGTATCTTATCGAGCGCATCATATGCGAGTTCAATACCGCTTCAACAAGGTCCGGGACCTTGTACCTGTTCGAAAGAAGGTCTATGTCCGCTCTGTATGAGGTCTTCGAAAGCATTCCGAGAAACTCGCTGGCATTCTTCTGCATGAGCTGCTCCATCATAGCATTGCCAATAAATTCGACGCCGAGCGCTCTGAGTTGGCCGTATTTGCCAACGTATGTAGCGTCCATATGGTTTACCTCTTTATCCTTTTCAGTATGTTGAAGGCAAGCCTGCCGCCGCTCCGCGCCAGTATGTCCTCCACCGTATACCGCAGCTCCATTCTTCCGTCCTTGGAATGCGCTATGAATCCTCCGCTAAAGCTGCCTTTAGCTTCTATCGCAGCAACCTTAGCCTTTTTGGCCATGGCCAGGTCCCTCTTCTGCACTTCAAAGACTGCATCCTTTCCAAGCTGCTCCTGCGCAGTGCCGAGCAGCTTCAAGAACAATTTTTTGTATGTGTCAGATGCGACAAAATCGCCAATGCTTGAAACGATGCCTGATTTTGCATTTTCAATCATGCCGTTTATCGCAGACTGGTACTGATTTCTGCCCTCTATCTCTGCCTTGGAGAGTGCCATTGCCATAATCTGCTTGGATTCCTCCTCGCCGCGCCTGGCAGCTTCGGCAACATAGCTTGCAGCATCGTCTTTCGCAGCCTTCAGCAATGCGCCTGCCTCGCTATTTGCATTGTCTAGGATGCCCTGCGCCTTCTGCTCCGCGCCGCTTTTGATGCCCTTTATGATATCTTCGAAAGTCATAGAAAACCTCCCGACCTAAAGAATCTGCAACAGCAGTATCAATCCGAGGACAAATCCTATTATCCAAAGGGTTTCCGGTATCACGAAGAAGAAAAGCACCTGGCCGAACTTCTCCGGCTTCTCCGCTATTATTCCCATCCCGGCAGCGCCAATGCCCTGCTGAGCCATTCCCGTGCCTATAAGCCCACCTGCTATTGCTATAGAGGCGGCAACCGCGTATAAAGGACTTACAGCTGAAACTACCATTTTCTTCACCAATAAAATAATCGCAAATTCTTTCCAACTAGCCGCTTTTCTTTGACAATAAGATTTGAATACGAATATTTTTATATCTGCTTTAAAAAGCTCGGAATAATCGCTATAGCGCGCCCTCCATTTTCAGCAACTTTATTTTTTTAAGCCTGCCAGACCTGCCTGTGCCATTGTAGTTGCCCGTCTCGCCATCGCTTCTTATCACCCTGTGGCAAGGTATAATAATTGGCAGCGGATTGTTTTTTAGTGCGGTGCCTACTGCTCTGTATGCTCTGGGCCTTCCTACCAGAGACGCTATCTGCTTGTAGGTCCTGGTCTCGCCCTTCGGTATTGACAGCGTAGCCTTCAAAACTGCAGTCTGGAATTCCGTAAGCCCGTAGCCTTCAAGCGTTGCAAGTATCTGCCTATTGCTACTGCGACGCAGCTTATTTTCGCGCATAAGACTTTATTGTCAAGAAAAATCTAATTACCTTTTTCTTGCTCCCGCACGCCACGAAGGCAGAAAAGTTAATAGTCAAACCCCACCAAAGCCGTTAAATACCGTTAATCTAATCTATACTTGGTAATTTAATGGCCTACAAGGAAAAGCCGCTTGAAGAATATCATAAGGTAACCTACAAAGGCGAAGAATTCTACCTATGCAAGCATATTACTGGCAATGATTTTTCCAGGCTTGCAAAAATCGTCGATAAGAGGACAATGCATAAGCTTGTAAACAAGAAAAGTTTCTATGTATGGCTTCCAGACGCCAAGACAGATTTTGATACCCAAATCGCACTGGCAAAGGACGAGTTCGGGATATATTTTTCATATCCTCAAACTTACAAAGAACTGCTGCTTTCATGGGATACCCCAATAGAGAATCGCGGTCTTCCTGCAGATTTGGAAAAGTACAAACGCATATTAAGGAAGTCCGAAAGCAAATCTACGGAAGACAAAATCGGCGGAGGAAATTTCTATAAAGAGCCTCCGACTGACTCAAGACCCGCATGATGGACTAACCTGATCCCGGCCCGTGCGGCTTGCTGTAAGCCAAACACATCGCCATCCACATAGCAAAATATTTAAATTCTGGTTCGCATTCTAATATGGTGTGTCAGTGACCGAGTCAAATCAGAATCTAAGCCAGAAAAGCGAATGCCTATTCTGCAAGCTCGGATCGGGAGAGCTGCCTTCGTATAAAATTTACGAAGATGAAAACTATTTTGCAATTCTTGACATATACCCTAACATAACCGGTCAGGCCCTAGTAATACCGTTCAAGCATGTTTCAAGCTATGTTTTCGACTTGGAAGATAGGGAACTGGAGAAGTTCGCCATTGTAACAAAAAAGGTAGCAAGAATACTGGAAAGATCCTTGGACAAC
It encodes:
- a CDS encoding TATA-box binding family protein, with the protein product MAKSNQQALKDVVLKPTYRVENIVASTDLKVELDLYGLAKLSYDIDYEPEQFPGAILKIHDPKSALLLFKNGKIICTGARTETDVKRSIDQAVELIKKYRKQAK
- a CDS encoding Ribosomal protein L21e yields the protein MLDMTKKSSGLLSGRTRNLARHHMPSATSIRDYIKDFQIGERVAIVPKGNFGNIPHPRYKGKIGEVVERRGKAYVVQIKVMNATRKLVVPAVHLEKAQ
- a CDS encoding RNA polymerase Rpb4 gives rise to the protein MIGKKAEKENYVSTDEVYKILEERKKGKRPLTYEQQRALEHAEKFKEGSAAAQKLRKRLDEVGISEQTVVNIINIAPKNSKLLGHIIESESAQINDEKLKMIKEILGIKD
- a CDS encoding ATPase associated with various cellular activities AAA_3; the encoded protein is MDPKTAYEAVLAEVKKKISGKSDVIKLLFTAMVANGHILLEGVPGVAKTTMTKAIADAIQASFGRIQGTPDLEFKDIVGYMYMDDKNNLQLKKGPIFTNILLIDELNRAPPRTTTSLLEALEERQVTLGDSSLPLEKPFIAMATQNPLNIEGTTPLPKVLADRFLMRVAVEYPSIEEEQEMLRIKERESSTEIKKVLSTKDILDMQAMVDGIKTPEEVIKYITLVVNATRKDLHVVMGGSPRAEISFMRAGKALALINGNSEVSIDDIKFLARPVLSHRIVVRSTGGVGVNGIIDGIIASVKVE
- a CDS encoding V-type ATPase 116 kDa subunit — translated: MLKPSKMERIRLVVSKSYYGEAMSALHDLGAMQIETVPEYAQKYLDGAVEQKRHKEISDYAQRFRALEAQMIPEQRGKKYLFRSLDDLFEKADSVMIFERVNQLSKDIEDARAELKELEYRAEIASRLSGFEKDLSILSSEYVISFMVSGGKIGEFAEGLAKAMPDAISAQYGKTMLVSIERRHEADFGKFAEQYPKMHIEVVPKLEGKPEGLKKSAAEDIELVGSRLKAFEVELRTISEKHYAMVSAIREQFDIEVEELDAVSRIGATESVIAIDGWVPEEQVPKLRKAMHSATKDHFVIDTVATKELPPTRLENPATAKLFEFFIRFYSLPKSDEIDPTLIFAVVFPIFFGFMVGDAGYGAVMLALALGIIYRTKHPGKRRLLPKKIGSFVHTIISDNGLNVIARAIIPGSIIAIFLGILFNEYFGFQLGYKAPFNVVTGLAKLLVISGWIGVAMVSFGFLLGFANKFAVNEKKAAYGKIGWLAAAWGFVIFGLEILHKQPLGLSNPAALISYVLLVGGILTILKTDGFEALMELPSLISHILSYTRLVGILLASVILAEVIDQIFLKSITGSIIIAIFGIVILVFGQVFNIVIAIFESGIQGARLIYVEFFSKFFAGNGREFRPFVSRRKRTLSRFDIGEEKPGPAKS
- a CDS encoding ATP synthase subunit H codes for the protein MSDIETLEKIKKEEADAVKLSDEAKEKAAKIISDAKAKADAIRGDGRKQADKRYDEIVEAARKEAEEKAAKIIEDYKARTAKLKGLGKKDAMDALEETIKEVFGV
- a CDS encoding V-type ATPase, D subunit, whose protein sequence is MPASNIKTTRIELIRTKARIKVSVKGLNLLKMKRSSLVLEFFKLAREIALLRGNLRGMVGNAMESTKIAEIVSGRMELERIAAEQEQASAGVEAKNVMGVRIPNIEVMESARKSVAYELISVPTPVEDAKRNYTRLFEMLIEIAEKENSLRKLLYEIEKLNRRANAIENVVIPNLRSKAAYIKDRLDDREREQTVSLKFIKGKLNG
- a CDS encoding H+transporting two-sector ATPase alpha/beta subunit central region, producing the protein MSDVYYKTINRVTSVLLFVEGIKDAAYGELAEIRMEDGSSITGQVLDTRNGLSIVQSFGETRGMNLEKTRVRFMGRTSHLSVSTDMLGRIFDGMGRPRDNGPPIYSNEELDINGSPINPYSREEPSEFIETGISTIDGMNTLVRGQKLPIFSASGLPHNRLAAQIARQAKILSSSEGFSIVFGGIGINSEEANFFKREFEETGALEKSVMFLNISSEPSMERIILPRLALTTAEYLAYSQNMHVLVILTDMTNYCESLREISAAREEVPGRRGYPGYMYTDLSTIYERAGKINNRKGSITQLPILTMPGDDITHPIPDLTGYITEGQIVLSRELNRKGVYPNVDVLLSLSRLMNQGIGKSSTREDHRGVADQLYAAYSRGKDLRNLTEIVGEEALSANDKKFLNFADMFESRFVNQGYYEDREISKTLDLGWELFGGLDINEIKRVKPEYIKKYGKWEGSNASK